In the genome of Podospora pseudocomata strain CBS 415.72m chromosome 2 map unlocalized CBS415.72m_2.2, whole genome shotgun sequence, one region contains:
- a CDS encoding uncharacterized protein (EggNog:ENOG503PBTV; COG:S): protein MLLRATALTLGATLTGHLASAQPPGIVIPPMMRFACSQLVVDRIDPLVNPGSVPSPHLHQIVGGNSFRPDMTHPNHDLVSNSTCTSCTFTEDLSNYWTAVLFFRARNGTYKRVPQHQEEGLRGNGGITVYYIPSTTITTPGTVKAFKPGFRMLVGDAAKKEGPDAGPAPVKVCHRCMPESGDNRNLNCASPDTEKLPSKPCVGGIRSVITFPTCWDGVNLDSPDHMSHVAYAKGAGAYDVGPTGNCPDTHPVVIPQVMYEVRWRTDLFSDPDLWPEDGSQPFVWSTGDEKGFSQHGDYVFGWKDDALQRAMDARCTMDVCDVLETQTPEEAVKCTVPPRVNEDYEGWLTSLPGEVL, encoded by the exons ATGCTTCTTAGAGCAACCGCCCTGACCCTGGGCGCGACCCTAACGGGTCACCTCGCCTCCGCCCAGCCCCCCGGTATCGTCATCCCCCCCATGATGCGCTTCGCCTGCTCCcagctcgtcgtcgaccGAATCGACCCCCTTGTCAACCCCGGCTCtgtcccttccccccatctccaccaaaTTGTTGGTGGCAACTCCTTCCGCCCAGATATGACCCACCCTAACCACGATCTGGTCTCGAATTCAACCTGCACAAGCTGCACCTTCACCGAGGATCTCTCCAACTACTGGACTGCAGTGCTGTTCTTCCGTGCCCGAAACGGCACCTACAAACGCGTgccacaacaccaagaagaagggctcCGTGGCAATGGCGGTATTACAGTCTACTATATCCCGTCAActaccatcaccactccGGGCACGGTCAAGGCTTTCAAGCCCGGCTTCAGAATGCTAGTGGGCgatgccgccaagaaggagggtCCAGACGCAGGGCCGGCGCCGGTCAAGGTTTGCCATAGGTGTATGCCCGAGTCGGGGGACAACAGAAATCTCAACTGCGCGTCGCCAGATACGGAGAAGCTTCCCAGCAAGCCCTGTGTGGGAGGGATCCGATCGGTGATTACTTTCCCAACATGCTGGGATGGTGTCAATCTCGATAGCCCGGATCATATGAGCCATGTTGCTTATGCAAAGGGTGCTGGGGCGTACGATGTTGGTCCGACTGGCAATTGTCCTGACACACATCCGGTGGTGATTCCTCAGGTTATGTATGAGGTTAGGTGGAGG ACCGACCTCTTCAGCGATCCAGACCTCTGGCCGGAGGACGGATCCCAGCCGTTTGTCTGGTCCACCGGAGACGAAAAGGGTTTCTCCCAGCATGGTGACTACGTGTTCGGATGGAAAGATGACGCTTTACAGCGTGCTATGGATGCCCGATGTACCATGGATGTGTGTGACGTTTTGGAGACGCAGACTCCAGAGGAGGCGGTCAAGTGCACCGTGCCGCCGCGTGTTAATGAGGATTATGAGGGGT GGTTGACGAGTTTACCTGGGGAGGTGTTGTAG
- a CDS encoding uncharacterized protein (COG:G; EggNog:ENOG503P0XZ) — MAQGNSEVDEKALRAHPIPRSALVESQQFGKSLWGKTGKLTVKLPDATLEDYFLKMCHGESGEAFIFDACSFHRHNEHDTGNWRAPRHNLSGKAHIENYELHFPVSEPVEDWDARNQLYSLPYNLGNAIYVSGSSQ; from the exons ATGGCTCAGGGTAACTCTGAAGTCGACGAAAAAGCCCTCAGAG CACACCCAATTCCCAGATCGGCCCTTGTGGAATCTCAGCAGTTCGGCAAGTCTCTTTGGGGGAAAACAGGCAAACTGACTGTGAAGCTCCCTGATGCGACATTAGAGGACTACTTCCTCAAG ATGTGTCACGGGGAGTCGGGAGAGGCTTTCATTTTTGATGCATGCTCATTTCACCGACACAATGAGCACGATACGGGCAACTGGCGAGCCCCTCGGCATAATCTGAGTGGTAAAGCGCACATTGAGAATTACGAGCTCCACTTTCCAGTTTCGGAGCCAG TCGAGGATTGGGATGCTCGAAACCAACTGTATTCACTGCCGTACAACCTAGGCAATGCCATCTATGTTTCTGGATCAAGTCAGTGA
- a CDS encoding uncharacterized protein (COG:S; EggNog:ENOG503PEWV) — MASASVFSGGQTSWLEFPAEPSQEHQFSKQETSTRVRLECYTRTSDGEEPGTKVISSIQLRRWLPEILAQLGGMLCLIAIFVLLWRADNRPSEEMYLGVTLNTILAFLTSLAKVAFLVPIAEGLAQLKWIWFLSPVGRPAKHRPLLDFQVFDDAIRGGIGGVRLLVGFKGILASFGALIMLSGLFTSTLTQQAITYDVRKALSLQANDTAAVDRATMFSTYDGNMLALTPYDTLREQRAIFEGFFTPSTERVTELRANCSSGDCIWPAYGSLAVCGGVANLSTVNNPALHDRLRKTTEKRLQLLLQTSNITAGSAGYGNFYTAIDKVFPVIIGLLDEPTGAFNQSITDLIVSDSFIAYTEEMVSTSSDADALAEMMSKVKYLELAFWWCTKTYETEVTQGQSVTREVSTLSQVTSELNNTLNVAWDPKFYPCYSTGQCNDTYGGAEFTLERPPNAEDSVDFTINVWTSLTASMLLASTMLDSLLLDRTRGVVASNGGGSAKAFAFSLLGDFLTTELPPPEKRLADIQTVMHNAARSMTNLVRAGTTRLSRPESVVQGSVYAPQAFVRIRWEWMGMLTTQLVLTTLFLVLTVAATYMSRVQVIKSSSLATLCALDDETRQDIGGIGDGVDKLEQKAKKVSVRLERSRHGDIEDSAGRPALWLGTPKQERLEPRTW; from the exons ATGGCGAGCGCAAGCGTCTTCTCAGGTGGACAAACATCTTGGCTGGAATTTCCGGCAGAACCTTCTCAGGAACACCAATTCTCGAAGCAGGAGACCAGCACCAGAGTGAGGTTAGAGTGCTATACGAGAACcagtgatggggaggagccAGGGACGAAGGTAATCTCTTCGATCCAGTTGAGAAGATGGTTACCGGAAATACTGGCCCAGCTGGGCGGAATGCTGTGTCTTATCG CTATATTCGTTCTTTTGTGGCGTGCTGACAACCGACCCTCCGAGGAGATGTATCTGGGCGTCACTCTAAACACCATCCTAGCCTTCTTGACTTCCCTAGCCAAAGTGGCTTTTTTGGTGCCCATCGCGGAGGGTTTGGCACAGCTCAAATGGATTTGGTTTCTGTCTCCTGTCGGTCGGCCAGCTAAACACCGACCGCTACTTGATTTCCAAGTGTTCGATGATGCGATAAGGGGTGGAATCGGCGGCGTGCGGCTGCTAGTCGGATTCAAGGG GATACTTGCTTCATTTGGTGCCTTGATTATGCTTAGCGGTCTCTTCACATCGACACTTACCCAGCAAGCCATAACGTACGATGTACGGAAAGCCCTGTCACTTCAGGCCAACGATACCGCCGCCGTGGACAGAGCCACCATGTTTTCAACCTATGATGGAAACATGTTGGCTCTTA CACCGTACGACACTCTGCGAGAGCAGCGAGCCATCTTCGAGGGGTTCTTTACCCCTTCCACCGAGAGAGTGACAGAACTGAGAGCTAATTGCTCATCCGGTGACTGCATCTGGCCAGCCTACGGAAGTCTTGccgtttgtggtggtgtggcaaACCTGTCAACAGTCAACAACCCTGCGCTCCACGACCGTCTCAGAAAGACAACTGAAAAGCGTCTTCAACTCCTTCTTCAGACCAGCAACATCACAGCGGGCTCAGCCGGTTACGGGAACTTTTACACCGCCATCGACAAGGTGTTTCCCGTCATTATTGGATTGTTGGacgagcccaccggggcATTCAACCAATCGATAACTGATTTGATCGTCAGCGACAGTTTCATTGCTTATACAGAAGAGATGGTTAGCACTTCCTCTGACGCTGACGCATTGGCTGAGATGATGTCAAAGGTCAAGTACTTGGAATTGGCGTTCTGGTGGTGTACCAAAACATATGAGACAGAAGTCACCCAGGGTCAGTCTGTGACAAGAGAAGTCTCGACCTTATCGCAGGTCACCAGTGAACTAAACAACACACTGAATGTGGCATGGGACCCCAAGTTCTATCCTTGCTATTCCACGGGCCAGTGTAACGACACTTATGGGGGGGCCGAATTCACCTTGGAAAGACCACCGAATGCGGAGGATTCTGTCGACTTTACGATAAACGTTTGGACTTCATTAACGGCGTCCATGTTACTAGCGTCGACAATGCTAGACTCGTTGCTGCTGGATAGAACTCGAGGGGTGGTTGCTTCGAACGGTGGAGGGTCAGCTAAGGCATTTGCGTTTTCTCTGCTGGGAGACTTCTTGACGACCGAGTTACCTCCTCCCGAAAAGCGACTTGCCGATATCCAGACTGTGATGCACAATGCGGCGCGCTCGATGACAAACCT TGTGAGAGCGGGTACGACTCGGCTGTCCAGGCCTGAAAGCGTTGTCCAGGGCAGTGTATACGCCCCTCAGGCGTTTGTCAGAATTCGATGGGAGTGGATGGGCATGCTTACTACGCAACTGGTATTGACAACCTTGTTTCTCGTTCTGACTGTCGCAGCGACGTACATGTCGCGTGTGCAGGTGATCAAGAGCTCAAGTCTGGCGACGCTTTGCGCACTGGATGACGAGACGCGACAGGATATCGGAGGTATCGGGGATGGCGTGGACAAGTTGGAGCAAAAGGCGAAGAAAGTGTCAGTGCGACTCGAAAGGAGCAGACATGGTGACATCGAGGATTCAGCAGGTAGACCTGCTCTTTGGCTGGGGACACCAAAGCAAGAGCGTTTGGAACCAAGGACTTGGTGA
- a CDS encoding uncharacterized protein (COG:S; EggNog:ENOG503P3QQ) yields the protein MKAFTLLALAGSALALPASTGVLEQRQSAVQVTDELMYGISLPAFTARRNARNPPTLDWTSDGCTSSPDNPLNFPFVPACHRHDFGYHNYRAQNRFTESGKLRIDNNFRTDLYYQCSTVSLSGVCRGLADVYYAAVRAFGGGDATPGKRETHDELVKEYEEKLAIYNALVAQAEADGLIPAQA from the exons ATGAAGGCCTTCACCCTGCTCGCCCTCGCGGGGTCAGCTCTCGCCCTCCCAGCCAGCACCGGCGTCCTCGAGCAGAGACAGTCCGCGGTCCAAGTCACCGACGAGCTCATGTACGGCATCAGCCTGCCCGCGTTCACCGCCCGCCGCAACGCCCGCAACCCCCCTACCCTGGACTGGACCTCTGACGGCTGCACTTCCTCCCCTGACAACCCGCTCAACTTCCCCTTCGTCCCCGCCTGCCACAGACACGACTTTGGCTACCACAACTACCGCGCTCAGAACCGCTTCACGGAGAGCGGCAAGCTCAGGATTGACAATAACTTCAGGACTGA CTTGTACTACCAGTGCAGCACTGTGTCTCTGTCTGGCGTTTGCAGGGGTCTTGCGGATGTGTATTATGCTGCTGTGAGGGCTTTTGGTGGCGGTGATGCCACGCCGGGCAAGCGGGAGACTCATGATGAGCTGGTGAAGGAGTATGAGGAGAAGTTGGCGATTTACAACGCGCTGGTTGCTCaggcggaggcggatggGTTGATTCCTGCTCAGGCTTAA
- a CDS encoding uncharacterized protein (EggNog:ENOG503PHTC; COG:S): MDAQAATEPRTHSDYTVGWVCALPKEQTAATAMLDHRHGDLPKPPNDHNTYTLGSIGNHNIVIACLPKGEIGTNSAATVATSMANAFPSIKIGLMVGIGGGIPPKVRLGDVVISSPVGQYPGVVQWDLGKAKEGGKFERTGSLNNPPASLRTALTKLETEHEMSGSKIPQYLEDLKNKWPNLALKYASCDHLKDPLDVLDDPVRSRRGCWALASMGSGAEQVAGTTVNTAGDRDGGKLRNIRVHYGLIASGNQVIKDATFRDRLDEEFGGHVLCVEMEAAGLMNNFPCIVIRGICDYADSHKNKDWQEHAAAVAAAFAKELLQYVQPSAVVGERPVKDILEQTLKQVHKETSATREDVTQIKSKLGKEEDKEVLDWLTKIDYGPQQSDYLKRRQPGTGQWLLDSEKFKGWLSASNQTLFCPGIPGAGKTILTSVVVDHLGSKFHNDPKIGIAYIYFNFQRQDKQTIDDLLASVLKQIAESQPSVPGSVKDLFDKHKTKRTRPLLDETLRVLQSVAATCSRVFIVVDALDECQTSESCRKRFLSELFNLQKMHGINIFATSRSITEIVDRFKTSISLEIRASTADVAQYLEGHISQLPSFVQQNRRLREEITAGISEAVDGMFLLAQIYLNLLYDKMTPNDIRSTLEVFRNRGQGRDEIQKVGALTSAYNQAMMRIDGQMPGCKKLAMEVLTWITCAKRQLTTLELQHALATKPGKSELDDGDLPCIGDMVSVCAGLVTVDENSGIIRLVHYTTQEYLEGTRPRWNPNAELAITTTCVTYLSFTVFETGFCTTKRKFEERLQSNPLYDYAARNWGHHARKAATSSQVVIDFLESKAKVEASSQALMATNWNRSYRRYGPKVPRNMTGLHLSGYFGVIEAADELLRSRPGPDLKDTYRRTPLWYAAQNGHEAVVKKLLAAGADVNTSTATSSGRTALQAAAGRGYLEVVEKLLIAGADVNTTVTFRGRTALQAAAEGGYLEVVEKLLAAGADVNAAAAICDGRTALQAAAGGGYLEVVEKLLIAGADINAITTGSLNSQTALQAAAGGGYLKVVEKLLVAGANVNAITITFNGRTALQAAAGGGYLKVVEKLLAAGADVNAAAASYDGQTALQAAAKGGYLEVVEKLLVAGADVNAAAATSDGRTALQAAAGGGYLEVVEKLLIAGADINAAASGGRTALQAAAGGGYLEVVEKLLIAGADINAITTGSLNSQTALQAAAGGGYLKVVEKLLVAGANVNAITITFNGRTALKQQLEEAILR, encoded by the exons ATGGATGCCCAGGCAGCTACCGAGCCCAGAACTCATAGCGACTACACTGTGGGATGGGTCTGCGCTCTGCCCAAAGAACAAACCGCGGCGACAGCTATGCTAGATCACAGGCATGGCGATCTTCCGAAACCACCCAATGATCACAATACGTATACCCTAGGATCCATCGGCAATCATAATATCGTCATAGCCTGCCTGCCTAAAGGCGAGATCGGAACAAATTCGGCGGCGACTGTCGCGACCTCGATGGCCAACGCCTTTCCGTCCATTAAGATCGGTCTAATGGTTGGCATCGGCGGCGGTATTCCACCCAAGGTTCGGCTTGGCGATGTTGTGATCAGCTCACCAGTGGGCCAGTATCCTGGGGTGGTTCAGTGGGACTTGGGCAAGGCGAAAGAAGGGGGCAAGTTCGAGCGGACTGGGTCGCTAAACAACCCACCTGCCTCGCTCCGCACTGCCTTAACGAAACTGGAGACCGAACATGAAATGAGCGGATCTAAGATACCTCAGTATCTAGAGGATCTAAAAAACAAATGGCCAAACCTGGCGCTGAAGTACGCCAGCTGTGATCACCTTAAGGACCCTTTGGACGTACTGGACGATCCAGTTCGCAGCCGCAGA GGCTGTTGGGCCCTTGCTTCCATGGGGTCTGGGGCCGAGCAAGTGGCGGGCACCACGGTGAACACTGCGGGTGATCGAGATGGCGGGAAGCTGCGAAATATACGTGTGCATTACGGTCTGATCGCATCTGGTAACCAGGTCATTAAAGACGCTACGTTCCGAGATAGGCTTGACGAGGAGTTTGGTGGCCATGTTCTCTGCGTCGAAATGGAAGCGGCGGGACTAATGAACAACTTCCCATGCATTGTCATCCGAGGCATCTGTGATTACGCAGATTCGCACAAGAATAAAGATTGGCAGGAGCACGCGGCGGCCGTGGCTGCAGCATTTGCGAAGGAGCTTTTGCAATATGTGCAGCCAAGTGCGGTTGTCGGAGAGCGTCCGGTGAAGGATATATTGGAGCAGACGCTAAAGCAGG TTCACAAAGAGACATCCGCAACTCGAGAAGACGTCACCCAGATCAAGTCCAAATTGGGGAAAGAGGAAGATAAAGAAGTCCTCGACTGGCTCACGAAAATCGACTACGGTCCGCAGCAAAGTGACTACCTTAAGAGACGGCAACCAGGAACCGGGCAATGGCTCCTTGACTCAGAAAAGTTCAAGGGTTGGCTGTCCGCCAGCAATCAGACACTCTTCTGTCCAGGTATCCCCGGGGCGGGAAAGACGATCTTAACGTCAGTCGTGGTTGACCACCTCGGTTCCAAGTTTCACAACGACCCGAAGATCGGTATCGCATACATTTACTTTAATTTCCAGCGGCAAGACAAGCAGACGATTGATGACTTGCTGGCGAGTGTGCTGAAACAGATAGCCGAGAGCCAACCCTCTGTTCCAGGAAGCGTCAAAGATCTCTTTGACAAGCATAAGACCAAGCGGACGCGGCCATTACTTGACGAAACCTTGAGAGTTCTCCAGTCCGTGGCGGCGACGTGTTCGAGAGTCTTTATCGTTGTTGATGCACTTGACGAATGCCAAACATCCGAGAGCTGCCGGAAGAGGTTTCTCTCCGAGCTTTTCAACCTGCAGAAAATGCATGGAATAAATATCTTTGCGACATCAAGGTCTATCACGGAGATTGTTGATCGCTTCAAAACCAGCATATCACTGGAGATCCGTGCAAGTACCGCCGATGTGGCACAATATCTGGAAGGTCATATATCGCAGTTACCATCTTTCGTCCAGCAGAACCGGCGGCTGCGAGAAGAGATTACGGCGGGGATCTCAGAAGCCGTCGATGGAAT GTTTCTCTTGGCACAAATCTATCTTAATTTGCTTTATGACAAGATGACACCGAATGATATACGAAGCACATTGGAAGTCTTCCGGAAccgagggcaaggccgagaCGAGATCCAGAAGGTCGGGGCGCTGACCAGTGCGTACAACCAAGCAATGATGAGAATTGATGGGCAGATGCCGGGTTGCAAGAAGCTTGCGATGGAGGTTCTGACATGGATCACGTGCGCGAAGAGACAGCTTACCACGTTAGAACTCCAGCACGCCCTCGCAACCAAGCCGGGAAAGTCCGAGCTTGACGACGGAGACTTGCCATGCATCGGAGACATGGTCTCTGTATGTGCTGGACTGGTAACGGTCGATGAAAACAGTGGCATTATCCGGCTGGTTCATTACACAACGCAAGAATATCTTGAGGGGACACGGCCGCGATGGAATCCGAACGCAGAATTGGCGATCACGACAACCTGCGTTACCTATCTCTCATTCACCGTCTTTGAGACCGGGTTCTGCACAACGAAGCGTAAGTTTGAGGAGCGGTTGCAGTCAAACCCGCTGTACGATTACGCTGCGCGCAACTGGGGGCATCATGCACGCAAGGCTGCAACATCGAGTCAAGTGGTTATTGACTTTCTTGAGAGTAAAGCTAAGGTCGAAGCATCAAGTCAGGCGTTGATGGCCACCAACTGGAACCGATCATACCGAAGATACGGTCCAAAAGTTCCAAGGAATATGACGGGACTACATTTATCAGGATACTTCGGAGTCATCGAGGCCGCAGATGAACTCCTCAGGAGTAGACCCGGTCCAGATCTGAAAGATACCTACAGAAGAACGCCGCTGTGGTATGCTGCCCAAAACGGGCACGAGGCCGTTGTTAAGAAGCtgctcgcagcgggagccgacgttaatacTAGTACTGCTACCTCTAgtggccggacggcgctccaagcagcagctggtagaggctatctcgaggtggtcgagaagctgcttatagcgggagccgacgttaatacTACTGTTACTTTTCgtggccggacggcgctccaagcagcagctgaaggaggctatctcgaggtggtcgagaagctactcgcagcgggagccgacgttaatgctgctgctgctattTGTGatggccggacggcgctccaagcagctgctggaggaggctatctcgaggtggtcgagaagctgcttaTAGCGGGAGCCGATATTAATGCAATCACTACGGGTTCTCTTAATAgccagacggcgctccaagcagcagctggagggggCTATCTTAAGgtagtcgagaagctacttGTAGCGGGAGCTAACGTTAATGCTATTACTATTACTTTTAatggccggacggcgctccaagcagcagctggaggaggctatCTTAAGgtagtcgagaagctgctcgcagcgggagccgacgttaatgctgctgctgcttcttatGATGGCCAGAcagcgctccaagcagcagctaaaggaggctatctcgaggtagtcgagaagctactcgtagcgggagccgacgttaatgctgctgctgctacttctgATGGCCGGAcagcgctccaagcagctgctggaggaggctatctcgaggtggtcgagaagctgcttaTAGCGGGAGCCGATATTAATG ctgctgcttctggtggccggacggcgctccaagcagctgctggaggaggctatctcgaggtggtcgagaagctgcttaTAGCGGGAGCCGATATTAATGCAATCACTACGGGTTCTCTTAATAgccagacggcgctccaagcagcagctggagggggCTATCTTAAGgtagtcgagaagctacttGTAGCGGGAGCTAACGTTAATGCTATTACTATTACTTTTAatggccggacggcgctcaagcagcagctggaggaggctatCTTAAGgtag